The Clostridium septicum genome contains a region encoding:
- a CDS encoding YerC/YecD family TrpR-related protein, which produces MNGLESKLKNDELDLFFKAVLKLENIDECYKFFEDVATINELKALSQRINVANMLRKKMVYTEIAEDTGASTATISRVNKCLNYGTGGYNLALDRLEK; this is translated from the coding sequence ATGAATGGATTAGAAAGTAAGCTTAAAAATGATGAGTTAGATCTATTTTTTAAAGCTGTATTAAAGCTTGAAAATATAGATGAATGTTATAAGTTTTTTGAAGATGTTGCTACTATAAATGAATTAAAAGCTTTATCCCAAAGAATAAATGTAGCAAATATGCTAAGAAAAAAGATGGTTTATACTGAAATTGCTGAAGATACTGGTGCAAGCACTGCAACTATAAGTAGAGTTAATAAATGTTTAAACTATGGAACGGGTGGATATAATTTAGCGCTAGACAGGTTAGAAAAATAA
- the glmM gene encoding phosphoglucosamine mutase: MGRMFGTDGVRGIANLELTADLAYSLGRAGAYVLTEGTHKPKILVGKDTRISGDMLEAALVAGILSVGAEAVILGVVPTPAVAHLTREYGADAGIMISASHNPVEYNGIKFFDNKGYKLPDELEDEIQRVIESGFEGVPSPVGHDLGKSTVEVGALDEYMDYAMSTIAVDLKGLKIALDCANGACYKAAVKSFRELGAEVYVINDNPDGTNINENCGSTHPEELMDYVVRKKCDLGFAFDGDADRCLAVDEKGNLINGDFILTLCAKYLKDLGQLKDDTLVVTVMSNLGLDIACKKEEINLIKTKVGDRYVLEEMIKDGYVLGGEQSGHIIFLNYNSTGDGLVTALQVSAIKKKSGKTLSELAGIMKELPQVLVNAKVPNDKKNIYLEDLEIIEAIKKIEETLNGVGRVLIRPSGTEPLVRVMLEGENQEEIDKMAHSLADLILSKI; encoded by the coding sequence ATGGGTAGAATGTTTGGGACAGATGGAGTAAGAGGAATAGCTAATTTAGAGTTAACAGCAGATTTAGCATATAGTTTAGGAAGAGCTGGTGCATACGTTTTAACTGAAGGCACTCATAAGCCCAAAATATTAGTTGGTAAAGACACAAGAATATCTGGAGATATGTTAGAAGCAGCTTTAGTAGCTGGTATATTATCAGTAGGAGCAGAAGCTGTTATTTTAGGAGTAGTTCCAACACCTGCAGTAGCACACCTAACAAGAGAATATGGAGCCGATGCAGGTATAATGATTTCTGCATCACATAACCCTGTTGAATATAATGGAATTAAATTTTTTGATAATAAAGGATATAAATTACCAGATGAATTAGAAGATGAAATTCAAAGGGTAATTGAAAGTGGATTTGAAGGAGTTCCAAGCCCTGTAGGACATGATTTAGGAAAATCTACAGTAGAAGTAGGTGCTCTTGATGAATATATGGATTATGCAATGTCAACAATAGCAGTAGATTTAAAGGGATTAAAAATAGCTTTAGATTGTGCTAATGGAGCTTGCTATAAGGCAGCAGTTAAATCATTTAGAGAATTAGGTGCTGAAGTATATGTAATTAATGATAATCCAGATGGAACAAATATAAATGAAAATTGTGGGTCAACACATCCAGAAGAATTAATGGATTATGTTGTAAGAAAAAAATGTGATTTAGGATTCGCTTTTGATGGGGATGCTGATAGATGCTTAGCAGTAGATGAAAAGGGAAATCTTATAAATGGAGATTTTATATTAACTTTATGTGCCAAGTATTTAAAGGATTTAGGTCAATTAAAAGACGATACTTTAGTAGTTACAGTTATGAGCAATTTAGGATTAGATATTGCTTGTAAAAAAGAAGAAATTAACCTTATTAAAACAAAGGTTGGAGACAGATATGTATTAGAAGAAATGATTAAGGATGGATATGTTTTAGGAGGAGAGCAGTCAGGACATATTATATTCTTAAATTATAATTCAACTGGTGATGGTCTTGTTACAGCACTTCAAGTTTCAGCAATTAAGAAAAAGAGTGGAAAGACTTTAAGTGAACTAGCTGGAATAATGAAAGAATTACCACAAGTTTTGGTTAATGCTAAAGTCCCAAATGATAAGAAAAATATATACTTAGAAGATTTAGAGATTATTGAAGCTATTAAAAAAATAGAAGAAACTTTAAATGGAGTTGGAAGAGTATTAATAAGACCTTCAGGTACAGAACCTCTAGTAAGAGTTATGTTAGAAGGGGAAAATCAAGAAGAGATAGATAAGATGGCGCATAGTTTAGCCGATTTAATATTAAGTAAAATATAA
- a CDS encoding IS6 family transposase, which yields MSKTNIKCPRCNSDKLYKFGMNKQAKQKYQCKQCKRQFVLVDGDGRPKLNNPKCPRCGKGTYLHHAYKHYNRYKCNNKKCNHIIVKHHTTNIDTASSELVSGSLSMKGMRFPLHVILTALTLYFLNNSSTRAISQFLMINAGIKVSHVTIASWTNKFAPFFKQKADKFKASLNLQSDDWHSDETVIFINGERYYLWLAIDSETRFILAFHLTKSRSSDSAYTLVNEAKKFGEPANFITDRLPSYNEAVATLLPNTTHIPVAPMSSDTNNNLIESFNKTFKAWYKSKKGFNSFQKANNLIYLFIFHYNFIRPHGSLNNCTLAEVAGFASDSFAKNSWFSAS from the coding sequence ATGAGCAAAACTAATATAAAATGCCCACGCTGTAATTCTGATAAACTATATAAGTTTGGTATGAATAAGCAGGCTAAACAAAAGTATCAATGTAAGCAGTGTAAGCGTCAATTCGTCCTAGTCGACGGTGACGGACGTCCTAAACTAAATAATCCTAAATGTCCTAGATGCGGTAAGGGAACTTACTTACATCATGCATATAAACATTACAATCGCTATAAGTGCAATAACAAGAAGTGTAATCACATAATAGTAAAACATCACACCACCAATATTGATACAGCTTCTAGTGAATTAGTTAGTGGTTCCCTTTCAATGAAAGGAATGCGTTTTCCGCTACATGTAATACTAACTGCATTAACACTATATTTTTTAAATAATTCATCAACAAGAGCCATTTCTCAATTCTTGATGATTAACGCTGGTATTAAGGTATCCCATGTTACTATAGCAAGTTGGACTAATAAATTTGCACCTTTCTTTAAACAGAAAGCTGATAAATTTAAAGCTAGTTTAAACTTACAATCTGACGATTGGCACTCTGATGAAACAGTAATATTTATTAATGGTGAAAGATACTACCTTTGGTTAGCTATTGATTCAGAAACTAGATTTATTTTAGCATTTCATTTAACTAAATCTAGAAGTTCTGATTCAGCATACACATTGGTAAATGAAGCTAAAAAATTTGGTGAGCCAGCTAATTTTATAACTGATAGATTACCTTCATATAATGAAGCTGTGGCTACGCTATTGCCCAATACAACTCATATTCCTGTAGCTCCAATGTCTAGTGATACAAATAATAATTTAATTGAATCATTTAATAAAACATTTAAAGCCTGGTATAAAAGCAAGAAAGGATTCAACTCTTTTCAGAAAGCTAATAACCTTATATATTTATTTATCTTTCACTATAACTTTATTAGACCACATGGATCATTAAATAACTGTACTCTAGCAGAAGTTGCCGGCTTCGCCAGCGATAGCTTTGCTAAAAACTCTTGGTTTTCAGCATCTTAA
- a CDS encoding AraC family transcriptional regulator, with translation MKNIFDIFSTDKRPSKELFIYECGYEQCKPRDPYQYEQIDYYLIHYILSGEGLFFMNNQVYKLKKGDGFLIPPHTDNNYYPIPDNPWSYRWIGINGTEASRLLNLCGFNSSKFIFNYTEDDFIENCFKNILDSCNNGQDFQALGNLYLFLNKLIIKNDKNSNISITSAANYITLFINDIHNNYNKNISISDIASNININRSHLFKLFKKHMNMSPQQYFINYRLNKACELLRKSSYSISEIGYLVGFNSPSYFSKIFSKYKDISPMEYRKMFIKKP, from the coding sequence ATGAAAAATATTTTTGATATTTTTTCTACTGATAAAAGACCAAGTAAAGAATTATTTATATATGAATGTGGTTATGAACAATGTAAACCTCGTGATCCTTATCAATATGAGCAAATAGATTATTATTTAATACATTATATTTTGTCTGGTGAAGGCTTATTTTTCATGAATAATCAAGTATATAAATTAAAAAAAGGAGATGGATTTTTAATTCCACCTCATACAGATAATAATTATTATCCTATTCCAGATAATCCATGGTCTTATCGTTGGATTGGCATTAACGGTACTGAAGCTTCTAGACTTTTAAACCTTTGTGGATTTAATTCTTCTAAATTTATATTTAATTATACTGAAGATGATTTTATAGAAAACTGCTTCAAAAATATATTAGATAGTTGCAATAATGGTCAAGACTTTCAAGCTTTAGGAAATCTTTATTTATTTTTAAATAAATTAATAATTAAAAATGATAAAAATAGCAATATCTCTATCACTTCTGCTGCAAATTACATAACACTTTTTATTAATGATATACACAATAATTATAATAAAAATATATCTATATCTGATATTGCTTCTAATATAAATATTAATAGAAGTCATCTATTTAAACTATTTAAAAAGCATATGAATATGAGTCCTCAACAATATTTTATAAACTATAGACTTAATAAAGCCTGTGAGTTATTAAGAAAAAGTAGTTATTCAATTAGTGAGATTGGCTATCTAGTCGGATTTAATAGCCCTTCATATTTTTCTAAAATATTTAGCAAATATAAAGATATATCCCCTATGGAATATAGAAAAATGTTTATAAAGAAACCTTAA
- a CDS encoding amino acid permease: protein MLMTFTAVFSFGNIIDSSVNIGLATVPSYLFGTIFYFFPFALMIGEFASANEDSESGINSWIKTSLGSKWAFLGSWSYFFVNLFFFTSLLPKTLIYASYTFVGKNVFEGKTVLISIISIILFWGVTIISTKGVGWISKVTSLSGVARMILGIGFIVLSFGVIFVLGKAPAQEFNVQSMTPKFDWKYFMVLAWVLQAVGGAESIGVYIKDVKGGNKAFIRTMLFSTVLIGALYALGGVAVGIVVPSNILQGNFSNGLFDSFALLGSYYGIGNIITNIVGFIMLLASLGSLVLWTAAPVKVLFSEIPEGIFGKWVAKTDDQGNPINALYLQAIIVTILLIIPALGIGSVDSLLEILINMTASTSLIPVLFFLVGYIVLRAKKEYVVERSFKIGSRKLGIAIGVLLLGLFSFVFVISSIPTPSDIMAYLNGTLAEGAANPIFVLLYNILGLIVFLGFALICWHRYENKVGKDVANGNLVLE from the coding sequence ATGTTAATGACATTTACAGCTGTATTCTCATTTGGAAATATCATTGATAGTAGTGTAAATATTGGATTAGCAACTGTACCTTCATATTTATTTGGTACAATATTTTATTTTTTTCCATTTGCTTTAATGATAGGAGAATTTGCATCAGCAAATGAAGATTCAGAATCAGGAATTAATAGTTGGATTAAAACATCATTAGGTTCAAAATGGGCGTTTTTAGGATCATGGTCATACTTTTTTGTAAACTTATTCTTTTTCACGTCACTACTACCAAAAACATTGATTTATGCATCATATACATTTGTAGGTAAAAATGTATTTGAAGGTAAAACAGTATTAATCTCAATAATATCAATAATACTATTTTGGGGAGTAACAATAATATCAACCAAAGGTGTGGGTTGGATTTCAAAGGTAACAAGCTTATCTGGAGTAGCTAGGATGATATTAGGAATTGGATTTATAGTGTTATCTTTTGGAGTTATATTTGTTTTAGGAAAAGCACCAGCTCAAGAGTTTAATGTACAATCAATGACTCCTAAATTTGATTGGAAATACTTTATGGTTTTAGCATGGGTATTACAAGCTGTAGGAGGAGCAGAAAGTATAGGTGTTTATATAAAGGATGTTAAAGGTGGAAATAAAGCATTTATAAGAACAATGTTATTTTCTACTGTGTTAATTGGAGCTTTATATGCATTAGGTGGAGTAGCGGTAGGTATAGTTGTACCATCTAATATATTACAAGGTAATTTTTCTAATGGATTATTTGATTCATTTGCTTTATTAGGATCTTATTATGGAATTGGAAATATAATAACTAATATTGTTGGATTCATAATGTTACTTGCTAGTTTAGGATCATTAGTATTATGGACAGCAGCACCAGTTAAAGTTTTATTTTCAGAAATACCTGAAGGTATATTTGGAAAATGGGTTGCTAAAACAGATGATCAAGGAAATCCAATTAATGCACTTTATCTTCAAGCTATTATAGTAACAATACTTTTAATAATACCAGCATTAGGAATAGGATCAGTAGATTCATTATTAGAAATATTAATAAATATGACAGCATCTACATCATTAATACCAGTATTATTTTTCTTAGTAGGATATATTGTATTAAGAGCTAAAAAGGAATATGTAGTGGAAAGAAGTTTTAAGATAGGTTCTAGAAAATTGGGAATAGCAATAGGAGTATTATTACTAGGATTATTCTCATTTGTATTTGTTATATCATCAATACCAACACCTTCAGATATAATGGCATATTTAAATGGAACTTTAGCAGAAGGGGCTGCAAATCCAATATTTGTACTTTTGTATAACATACTTGGGTTAATAGTATTCTTAGGATTTGCGCTAATATGTTGGCATAGATATGAAAATAAAGTTGGAAAAGATGTAGCAAACGGAAATTTAGTACTTGAATAG
- the ebgA gene encoding beta-galactosidase subunit alpha → MKLWENINIDGVNRLEGRAHFMSFPNEELASIGENKYRHKFKNLNGMWKFLFLDAPEYSPTGFYENAFNTESWDNIEVPGNWQLQGYGKMHYSDLWYNFPINPPYVPTENPTGIYRRTFTIDNSWEGKRIILKFNGVDSAFNLWINGQEVGYSKGARIQSEFDITNYVNIGENQCTVRVYQWSDGTYLEDQDMWWLSGIFRDVELYAEPIDGVNDIKIITDLDKDYNDGELNVELDLKTSNAQKVIFKLLDINDIEIFNEAIDVTSTKVSLIKHVKSPLKWSAEEPNLYKLYITVIKDNEVIEVIPQNIGFRKIELAGEVFLVNGVAIKFKGVNRHDYNPKNGRVVAEEEIKKDIILMKQHNINSIRTAHYPNSYYLYDLCDKYGMYLIDETDLECHGFELTGNYKWIADDPAWELAHVSRVRRMIQRDKNHPSILMWSLGNESSFGCNFKAMAKECKELDPTRLVHYEGDFNVPESEGPVSEVYSTMYTWLEHKEKLLMEKIIKDIKKPHILCEYCHAMGNGPGNLKEYQDLFYKYDKLQGGFVWEWFDHGIEAKGENGEKYYKYGGDFGDDPSNMNFCIDGLIMPDRTVSPGLLEYKKVIEPVTTEAVSLEKGIFKLINRYDFKNLNTLELIYNIEEDGKVIRSGRIELPSIAGRETKEITLPYRLDFPIAKGADYYVNFSYVLKEDCKWAKAGYELATAQFKLPIESGKIEVVPVGDLVVEKNEYKLIAKGNNFNVTFDLVKGNIIEIIKDGVRIVEEGPRLNFWRAPIDNDMYIVEDYYKKYFMHLMHEVVQDVSYEVKGNMLYLKVNVINGTTNSSWHYKSTYEYRIFSSGDILFNVEGIPAGYIHNAPEMLPRIGVKLKVNKDCYQVKWKGRGPGESYADSKERNLFGVFEKTVDELFTNYVTPQENGNRSDCKWTRLINDRGLGLMAVANEKFDFSASYYEDRDLELAKHTIDLNKRDYIVLNIDYKQNGIGTNSCGQNQLDKYRCKFEKFKLGFKLSVYNNKEVSDIALSRESLVIKNN, encoded by the coding sequence ATGAAGCTTTGGGAAAATATTAATATAGACGGTGTAAATAGATTAGAAGGGAGAGCTCATTTTATGAGTTTCCCTAATGAAGAATTAGCATCAATAGGAGAAAATAAATATAGACATAAATTTAAAAATCTAAATGGAATGTGGAAGTTCTTATTTTTAGATGCTCCAGAATATTCACCAACTGGTTTTTATGAAAATGCTTTTAATACAGAAAGTTGGGATAATATAGAAGTACCAGGTAATTGGCAATTACAGGGTTATGGAAAAATGCATTATTCAGATTTATGGTATAACTTTCCTATAAATCCTCCATATGTTCCAACAGAAAATCCTACAGGAATATATAGAAGGACTTTTACAATAGATAATAGTTGGGAAGGAAAAAGAATAATATTAAAATTTAATGGTGTTGATTCGGCATTTAATTTATGGATAAATGGTCAAGAAGTTGGATATAGTAAGGGAGCTAGAATTCAATCAGAATTTGATATTACTAATTATGTAAATATTGGAGAAAATCAATGCACAGTTAGAGTTTATCAATGGTCTGATGGAACATATTTAGAAGACCAAGATATGTGGTGGTTAAGTGGTATATTTAGAGATGTAGAGCTATATGCAGAACCTATAGATGGAGTTAATGATATTAAGATAATTACTGATTTAGATAAAGATTATAATGATGGTGAATTAAATGTAGAATTAGATTTAAAAACCTCAAATGCACAAAAGGTTATTTTCAAATTACTAGATATTAATGATATAGAAATATTTAATGAAGCAATAGATGTTACATCAACTAAGGTTTCTTTAATAAAACATGTTAAATCACCATTAAAATGGAGTGCAGAAGAACCCAATCTATATAAACTATATATAACTGTAATAAAAGATAATGAAGTTATAGAAGTTATTCCACAAAATATTGGATTTAGAAAGATTGAGTTAGCTGGAGAAGTATTTTTAGTAAATGGAGTAGCTATAAAATTTAAGGGTGTAAATAGACATGATTATAATCCTAAAAATGGTAGAGTAGTGGCTGAAGAAGAAATAAAAAAAGATATTATTTTAATGAAGCAACATAATATAAATTCAATAAGAACAGCTCATTATCCAAATTCATATTATTTATATGACTTATGTGATAAGTATGGTATGTATTTAATAGATGAAACAGATTTAGAGTGTCATGGATTTGAATTAACAGGAAATTATAAGTGGATAGCAGATGATCCAGCATGGGAGTTAGCCCATGTATCAAGAGTGAGAAGAATGATTCAAAGAGATAAAAACCATCCCTCTATATTAATGTGGTCATTAGGAAATGAATCATCATTTGGATGTAATTTTAAAGCAATGGCGAAGGAATGTAAGGAATTAGATCCAACTAGACTTGTACATTATGAAGGAGATTTTAATGTACCTGAATCAGAGGGGCCTGTTTCAGAAGTTTATAGCACAATGTATACATGGCTTGAGCATAAAGAAAAATTATTAATGGAAAAAATTATTAAGGATATTAAAAAACCACATATACTTTGTGAATATTGTCATGCTATGGGAAATGGTCCAGGGAATCTTAAAGAGTATCAAGATTTATTTTATAAATATGATAAGCTACAAGGTGGATTTGTATGGGAATGGTTTGATCATGGTATAGAAGCTAAGGGCGAAAATGGAGAAAAGTACTACAAGTATGGTGGAGATTTTGGTGATGATCCAAGTAATATGAATTTCTGTATTGATGGATTAATTATGCCAGATAGAACTGTATCACCTGGATTATTAGAATATAAAAAGGTTATAGAGCCAGTTACAACTGAAGCTGTTAGTTTAGAAAAGGGAATATTTAAATTAATTAATAGGTATGATTTTAAGAACCTAAATACTTTAGAATTAATTTATAACATTGAAGAAGATGGAAAAGTAATTAGAAGTGGAAGAATAGAGTTACCTTCAATAGCTGGAAGGGAAACAAAAGAAATTACTCTACCATATAGATTAGATTTTCCTATAGCCAAAGGTGCAGATTATTATGTAAACTTCTCTTATGTACTGAAAGAAGATTGTAAATGGGCAAAGGCTGGTTATGAATTAGCAACAGCACAGTTTAAATTACCTATAGAAAGTGGAAAGATAGAAGTAGTTCCAGTAGGAGATTTAGTTGTAGAAAAAAATGAATATAAATTAATAGCCAAGGGAAATAACTTTAATGTTACATTTGACTTAGTAAAAGGTAACATAATAGAAATTATTAAAGATGGAGTAAGAATAGTTGAAGAAGGGCCAAGATTAAACTTTTGGAGGGCTCCAATAGATAATGATATGTACATTGTAGAAGATTACTATAAGAAATATTTTATGCATTTAATGCATGAAGTTGTTCAAGATGTAAGCTATGAAGTAAAAGGGAATATGCTTTATTTAAAAGTTAACGTTATAAATGGTACTACAAATTCATCATGGCATTATAAATCAACATATGAATATAGAATATTTAGTAGTGGAGATATACTATTTAATGTAGAAGGGATACCAGCAGGATATATTCATAATGCTCCTGAGATGTTACCAAGAATAGGAGTTAAGCTTAAAGTTAATAAGGATTGTTACCAAGTAAAATGGAAAGGAAGAGGTCCAGGAGAATCTTATGCAGATTCAAAAGAAAGAAATCTATTTGGTGTATTTGAAAAGACTGTGGATGAATTATTTACAAATTATGTAACACCACAAGAAAATGGAAATAGATCAGATTGTAAATGGACCAGATTAATTAATGATAGAGGATTAGGACTAATGGCTGTAGCTAATGAAAAATTTGATTTCAGTGCATCATACTATGAAGATAGAGATTTAGAATTAGCTAAGCATACTATAGATCTAAATAAGAGAGATTATATAGTTTTGAATATTGATTATAAGCAAAATGGAATTGGAACTAATTCATGTGGGCAAAACCAATTAGATAAGTACAGATGTAAGTTTGAAAAATTCAAACTTGGATTTAAATTATCAGTATATAATAATAAGGAAGTTTCAGATATAGCTTTATCAAGGGAAAGTTTAGTTATAAAGAATAATTAG
- a CDS encoding ABC transporter ATP-binding protein, which yields MVSCSNVRKIFNVGDLQTEILKGITLSINEGEFVAVVGESGSGKSTFLNILGGLMSADKGEININGVKVDKLNENQLALFRRDNMGFIFQSYNLMPQLSALENVEMPLIFSGVCKIERIKRAKEMLERVGLKDRINHKPSELSGGQQQRVSIARALINNPKLILADEPTGNLDSKTSIEILDLLKGLNKKYNMTFVVVTHSHVVYEYANKIIKMEDGLLCE from the coding sequence ATTGTTAGTTGTAGTAATGTAAGAAAAATTTTTAATGTGGGAGATTTACAAACAGAGATACTTAAGGGAATTACCTTAAGTATTAATGAGGGTGAATTTGTTGCAGTTGTAGGAGAATCAGGATCAGGAAAATCTACTTTTCTAAATATACTAGGTGGATTAATGTCAGCAGATAAAGGTGAAATTAATATAAATGGTGTAAAAGTAGACAAGCTAAATGAAAATCAATTAGCTTTATTTAGAAGAGATAACATGGGGTTTATATTTCAATCATATAATTTAATGCCACAATTATCAGCTCTTGAAAACGTTGAAATGCCGTTAATATTTTCTGGAGTTTGTAAAATTGAGAGAATTAAAAGAGCTAAAGAGATGCTTGAGAGAGTTGGTTTAAAAGATAGGATCAATCATAAACCAAGCGAATTATCAGGGGGACAACAACAAAGAGTTTCTATAGCAAGGGCCTTAATTAATAATCCAAAACTAATTTTAGCAGATGAGCCAACAGGAAATTTAGATAGTAAAACAAGTATTGAAATATTAGATTTATTAAAAGGACTTAACAAAAAATATAATATGACATTTGTAGTGGTAACTCACTCACATGTGGTTTATGAATATGCAAATAAAATAATTAAAATGGAAGATGGTTTATTATGTGAATAG